The following are from one region of the Rhizobacter sp. AJA081-3 genome:
- a CDS encoding MlaD family protein, with amino-acid sequence MNYTLVGAFVIGLGALLIAIALWIAAGGALRQKVDLYQAILDESVAGLNLNAPVKFNGVDVGKVQDIRLDPANPQRVRLIFAIERGTPIKQDTLAVLKTQGLTGIAYVELSGGAPGSPPLLASVAGEYPEIRTKPSLSARLENVLTTVLIKLDRTSSNIDAVLSDENRRAFASTLQDLAAVSHTLAQRKDTLDAGIAAAARTFDRSAQAMAQVGPVIERVGRGADAVETMGREAASASAQAGQSVARAGAALQRASADTLPELQRLLGELNDLSVSLRRLTEQTERHPSSLLFGRSPDAPGPGEAGAPAP; translated from the coding sequence GTGAACTACACGCTGGTCGGTGCCTTCGTCATCGGCCTGGGCGCCTTGCTGATCGCGATCGCGCTGTGGATCGCCGCGGGCGGCGCGCTGCGCCAGAAGGTCGACCTGTACCAGGCCATCCTCGACGAATCGGTGGCCGGGCTGAACCTGAACGCGCCGGTGAAGTTCAACGGCGTCGATGTCGGCAAGGTGCAGGACATCCGCCTCGACCCCGCCAACCCGCAGCGCGTGCGCCTGATCTTCGCCATCGAGCGCGGCACGCCGATCAAGCAGGACACGCTGGCCGTGCTGAAGACGCAGGGGCTGACCGGCATCGCCTACGTCGAGCTCAGCGGTGGCGCGCCCGGATCGCCGCCGCTGCTGGCCAGCGTGGCAGGCGAGTACCCGGAGATCCGCACCAAGCCCTCGCTGAGCGCCCGGCTGGAGAACGTGCTGACGACGGTGCTGATCAAGCTCGATCGCACCTCGAGCAACATCGACGCCGTGCTCAGCGACGAGAACCGGCGTGCCTTCGCCAGCACCCTTCAGGACCTGGCGGCGGTGTCGCACACGCTCGCGCAGCGCAAGGACACGCTGGACGCCGGCATCGCCGCCGCGGCGCGCACCTTCGACCGCAGCGCGCAGGCGATGGCGCAGGTCGGCCCGGTGATCGAGCGCGTCGGCCGCGGCGCCGACGCGGTCGAGACGATGGGGCGCGAGGCCGCTTCGGCCAGCGCACAGGCGGGGCAGTCCGTCGCGCGCGCAGGTGCCGCGCTGCAGCGCGCCAGCGCCGACACGCTGCCCGAACTGCAGCGCCTGCTGGGCGAGCTCAACGACCTGTCGGTCTCGCTGCGCCGGCTCACCGAACAGACCGAGCGCCATCCGTCCAGCCTGCTGTTCGGCCGCAGCCCGGATGCCCCCGGTCCGGGCGAAGCCGGGGCACCTGCGCCATGA
- a CDS encoding ABC transporter ATP-binding protein produces MTATTAPQEIVIELDKVTTRFGSHVVHDGLDLQVRRAEIFALIGGSGSGKSTLLREMILLHSPDAGTVRVLGEDLATLTPAQALAMRQRWGVVFQHGGLFGSLTVTENIGLPLREHTGLADALIDELAAWKLSLVGLAPEVGAQYPAELSGGMLKRASLARALALDPPLLFLDEPTAGLDPVSAGGVDALVLRLRDVFGLTIVMITHDLDLLWQVADRVAVLADAQVQGLGSMDELSKLDVPAVRQFFDGPRGRAAQQDGHGLHREEATSKPR; encoded by the coding sequence ATGACCGCCACCACGGCACCTCAGGAAATCGTCATCGAACTCGACAAGGTGACGACGCGCTTCGGCTCGCACGTCGTCCATGACGGGCTGGACCTGCAGGTGCGCCGCGCCGAGATCTTCGCCCTGATCGGCGGCAGCGGCTCGGGCAAGTCGACGCTGCTGCGCGAGATGATCCTGCTGCATTCGCCCGACGCCGGCACCGTGCGCGTGCTTGGCGAGGACCTGGCCACGCTCACGCCGGCGCAGGCGCTGGCGATGCGGCAACGCTGGGGCGTGGTGTTCCAGCACGGCGGCCTGTTCGGCTCGCTCACCGTGACGGAGAACATCGGCCTGCCGCTGCGCGAGCACACCGGCCTGGCCGATGCGCTGATCGACGAACTCGCGGCCTGGAAGCTGTCGCTGGTGGGCCTGGCGCCCGAGGTCGGTGCGCAGTACCCGGCCGAACTCAGCGGCGGCATGCTCAAGCGCGCCTCGCTGGCCCGCGCGCTCGCCCTCGACCCGCCGCTGCTCTTCCTCGACGAGCCCACCGCCGGGCTCGACCCGGTCAGCGCCGGCGGGGTCGATGCGCTGGTGCTGCGCCTGCGCGACGTGTTCGGGCTGACCATCGTGATGATCACCCACGACCTCGACCTGCTGTGGCAGGTGGCCGACCGCGTCGCCGTGCTGGCCGATGCGCAGGTGCAGGGCCTGGGCTCGATGGACGAGCTGTCGAAGCTCGACGTGCCCGCCGTGCGCCAGTTCTTCGACGGCCCGCGCGGGCGGGCGGCGCAGCAGGACGGCCACGGCCTTCACCGCGAGGAGGCGACATCGAAACCAAGGTGA